In a single window of the Papaver somniferum cultivar HN1 chromosome 8, ASM357369v1, whole genome shotgun sequence genome:
- the LOC113302990 gene encoding probable serine/threonine-protein kinase DDB_G0291350, which translates to MGCSLSGLNALYDAVNGGGDVWINENRFRILKQIGEGGFAYVYLVKEIGTESSSSGAGFRKKFKDPSLISDDGTYAMKKVLIQNNDQLNLVKQEVHVSSMFSHPNLLPLLDHAIIAVKAPEGNSSHEAYLLFPVHLDGTLLDNSVTMKTKKEFFSTSDVLQIFRQLCAGLKHMHTYDPAYAHNDVKPGNVLITHRKGQPPLSILMDFGSARPARKQIRSRSEALQLQEWAAEHCSAPFRAPELWDCPSHTDIDERTDIWSLGCTLYAIMYGMSPFEYVFGESGGSLQLAIINAQVKWPAGPKPPYPEALHQFVTRMLQPQAAVRPSIDNVIIHVDKLISKFSSV; encoded by the exons ATGGGTTGCTCGTTATCTGGTTTAAATGCTCTTTACGATGCTGTTAATGGTGGAGGAGATGTTTGGATCAATGAGAATCGTTTTCGAATACTAAAACAAATTGGTGAAGGTGGGTTTGCGTATGTTTATCTGGTTAAGGAAATTGGTACTGAATCATCTTCTAGTGGTGCTGGTTTCAGAAAGAAATTCAAAGACCCTTCTCTTATTTCAG ATGATGGCACTTATGCAATGAAAAAAGTTCTGATTCAAAATAATGATCAATTAAATTTGGTGAAACAGGAGGTTCATGTTTCATCTATGTTTAGCCATCCCAATCTACTTCCTCTTCTTGATCATGCTATAATCGCAGTTAAG GCTCCTGAAGGAAATAGCAGTCATGAAGCATATTTGTTATTCCCAGTGCATTTGGATGGAACATTACTGGACAATTCCGTTACTATGAAAACTAAAAAGGAGTTCTTTTCGACCAGCGATGTTCTTCAGATATTTCGACAG CTTTGTGCAGGTCTAAAGCATATGCACACCTATGACCCTGCATATGCACATAATGATGTCAAACCAGGAAATGTCCTTATCACTCACAGGAAAGGGCAACCGCCCCTTTCCATATTGATGGATTTTGGAAGTGCTCGGCCTGCAAGGAAGCAAATTCGTTCACGTTCTGAAGCACTACAATTGCAG GAATGGGCGGCCGAGCATTGTTCTGCACCATTTCGAGCTCCAGAGTTGTGGGATTGCCCTAGTCATACTGATATAGATGAGAGAACAGATATTTGGTCTCTTGGATGCACTTTGTATGCAATCAT GTACGGGATGTCCCCGTTTGAGTATGTGTTTGGGGAATCAGGAGGAAGTTTGCAGTTAGCAATTATAAATGCACAAGTAAAATGGCCTGCTGGGCCTAAACCACCTTATCCAGAAGCTCTCCATCAGTTTGTAACACGGATGCTCCAGCCTCAAGCTGCAGTTAGACCCAGTATTGATAATGTTATTATTCATGTCGATAAATTGATCTCCAAATTTTCTTCTGTGTAG